A genomic stretch from Cryomorphaceae bacterium 1068 includes:
- the rlmN gene encoding 23S rRNA (adenine(2503)-C(2))-methyltransferase RlmN, with protein MKNQVDIRKLSKDELIALFSEMGEKPFRGKQVFEWLWTKRARTFEEMTNLPAALREKLEEKFKIRTMRIADKQVSADGTIKYAFKMSDGPVVEGVLIPTKNRTTACISSQVGCSLSCKFCATGRLKRLRNLEAYEIYDQVAEIYRDAEILRDKPLSNIVYMGMGEPLLNYQNVLESTFRISDDKGLGMSPTRMTISTAGIAKMIEKMGDDEVRFNLALSLHAANDEKRNKIMPINESNNLDVLADALRYFYDKTGSRVTYEYIIFKDFNDELEDARELADFAMIVPCKINIIEYNPIDDGEFKQADPEKVDAFAEYLESRNIIVNVRRSRGKDIDAACGQLANKNKAALKITD; from the coding sequence ATGAAGAATCAAGTCGACATCAGGAAGCTGAGCAAGGATGAGCTAATCGCGCTTTTTAGTGAGATGGGTGAGAAACCATTTCGCGGAAAGCAGGTCTTTGAGTGGCTATGGACGAAAAGAGCGAGGACCTTTGAGGAGATGACGAACCTACCGGCAGCACTCCGAGAAAAGCTAGAGGAAAAGTTCAAAATCCGAACCATGCGGATAGCCGACAAGCAAGTCAGCGCCGACGGTACCATCAAATATGCGTTCAAAATGAGCGACGGTCCAGTGGTAGAAGGCGTATTGATTCCAACAAAAAACAGAACGACTGCTTGTATTTCTTCCCAAGTAGGGTGTAGCTTAAGCTGTAAATTCTGCGCTACCGGTCGGCTTAAGCGTTTGCGAAATCTGGAGGCTTACGAAATTTACGATCAAGTAGCCGAAATCTACCGCGATGCGGAAATCCTTCGGGACAAGCCTTTGTCAAACATCGTATACATGGGCATGGGCGAACCTTTGCTCAATTACCAGAACGTACTCGAATCGACATTCAGAATTTCGGACGACAAAGGCCTCGGTATGTCTCCCACACGTATGACCATCTCGACAGCGGGAATTGCCAAAATGATTGAGAAAATGGGTGACGACGAGGTGCGTTTCAACTTGGCCCTGTCGCTCCACGCTGCGAACGACGAAAAGCGCAACAAAATCATGCCAATCAATGAGTCGAACAATCTCGATGTTTTGGCCGATGCCCTGAGGTATTTCTATGACAAAACGGGAAGCAGAGTCACCTACGAGTACATCATTTTCAAGGATTTCAACGACGAATTAGAAGATGCCCGTGAACTCGCCGACTTCGCGATGATCGTTCCCTGCAAAATCAACATCATCGAGTACAACCCCATCGATGATGGTGAATTCAAACAAGCTGATCCCGAAAAGGTGGACGCTTTCGCAGAATACCTTGAAAGTCGGAACATCATTGTGAATGTGAGACGCAGCCGTGGAAAAGATATCGATGCAGCCTGCGGCCAATTGGCGAATAAGAACAAGGCGGCTTTGAAAATCACTGACTAG
- a CDS encoding DUF5687 family protein, translating into MKKPNFLKHAWLSFRRSPALTQNLLQTLFLAFFGFYIAVSFLISGLVAGELIRDFFPGRNVLGMAGAFLIYYLPMDILMRYFLQKFPTLSIRPYLLLPVSKSAMIHYLLRRSLFSFYSFLPLFLTFPFFMVEVLPNASSTEAVGFIIMVLGLIVSSNYISFWVSKASDFNNAFSIVLLLLLFGFLFLEYKGITSFFPYLESAATAFFTNPIWWAIPILISVGVYLYLFSYFKKYLTAEKESKDETYLQNINLGFFGRFGRAGRLMDLELRLLLRSKRARSYLLMSLAILFLPLAMGVMEGSEKEFYYLLFGLFMTGMIALNHGQLMLSWNSLHFDLLLSRGNTIQDIFRAKYYILALSCAVTYVLTLPYVFYDPMIVVFNTALLFINMSFSIYMYMALASYNSLRVDPNEGGSFSMSGFGAAHYLIGIPIMIFPIVLFYVGKLGFGSITGGILTLLVVGVLATIFHQRVIDACVKLFTRNRYKIAAAFRKA; encoded by the coding sequence ATGAAAAAACCGAATTTTCTCAAACATGCCTGGTTGTCGTTCAGACGATCGCCTGCCTTGACACAGAATCTCTTGCAAACTCTGTTTCTCGCATTTTTTGGTTTTTACATTGCTGTATCTTTCTTGATATCGGGATTGGTCGCAGGTGAGTTGATTCGCGATTTTTTCCCGGGAAGGAATGTGCTCGGAATGGCAGGAGCCTTCTTGATTTACTATTTACCCATGGATATCCTGATGCGCTACTTTTTACAAAAGTTTCCTACGCTATCTATCAGACCATATCTTCTCCTGCCCGTGTCTAAATCGGCGATGATTCACTATTTACTGCGTCGATCGCTCTTTAGCTTTTATAGCTTTCTACCGCTTTTTCTAACTTTTCCATTTTTCATGGTTGAAGTATTACCAAATGCTTCGAGCACAGAAGCCGTTGGATTTATCATAATGGTTTTGGGTCTCATTGTTTCGTCCAACTACATCTCATTCTGGGTATCTAAAGCCTCTGATTTTAACAATGCTTTTTCAATTGTTCTACTCCTATTACTCTTCGGTTTCTTGTTTTTAGAGTACAAAGGCATCACCTCCTTCTTTCCATACTTAGAGTCGGCAGCTACGGCATTTTTCACCAATCCCATTTGGTGGGCCATACCCATTCTGATATCCGTGGGGGTTTATCTCTACCTTTTCAGTTACTTCAAAAAGTACCTGACAGCGGAGAAAGAGTCAAAGGATGAGACGTATCTACAAAATATAAATCTTGGTTTTTTCGGTCGGTTTGGTCGCGCAGGTCGCCTAATGGATTTGGAGCTCAGACTACTGCTCCGCTCCAAACGAGCCCGCTCTTACCTGCTTATGTCACTGGCCATTTTGTTCTTGCCTTTGGCAATGGGTGTTATGGAAGGATCCGAAAAAGAGTTCTATTACCTGCTCTTCGGTTTGTTTATGACAGGCATGATTGCTTTGAACCACGGCCAGTTGATGCTTTCATGGAATAGCCTCCATTTTGATTTGTTGCTTTCCCGAGGAAATACCATCCAGGATATTTTCAGAGCCAAGTACTACATCTTGGCATTGAGTTGCGCAGTGACCTATGTCCTTACGCTGCCTTACGTTTTTTACGACCCGATGATTGTAGTGTTCAATACTGCCCTTCTCTTCATCAATATGTCCTTTAGTATTTACATGTACATGGCTCTTGCCAGTTACAATTCCTTAAGGGTAGACCCCAATGAAGGGGGTTCCTTTAGCATGAGTGGTTTCGGTGCGGCTCATTACCTGATAGGTATTCCGATTATGATTTTTCCGATTGTCCTCTTCTATGTGGGAAAATTGGGTTTTGGTTCCATCACAGGCGGTATTCTTACTCTTCTTGTGGTTGGAGTTTTGGCCACTATCTTTCATCAGCGGGTCATTGATGCCTGCGTCAAACTATTTACGAGAAATCGATACAAAATCGCAGCGGCGTTTAGAAAAGCATAG
- a CDS encoding ABC transporter ATP-binding protein, with the protein MIKVENLRKEYSGKEVLNIADLNIEKGEIVGLVGNNGAGKTTLFSLILDLIKATSGKVLSNEKDVSQSEDWKMYTSAYLDDGFLINFLTADEYFEFVGGLFDHSKTDVQAFVQQFEPIFNGEVLGQKKFIRQLSMGNRKKVGLIGALIGNPELVLWDEPFSNLDPSTQIRVRNIVKEHSDNRTFLVSSHDLHHIAEVCTRIIILDHGKVVRDVKNSPEMKEDLFEFFEVK; encoded by the coding sequence ATGATAAAAGTTGAAAACCTTAGAAAAGAATACAGCGGGAAGGAAGTCCTGAATATCGCTGACCTCAACATTGAGAAAGGAGAAATCGTGGGTTTGGTGGGAAATAACGGTGCGGGAAAGACGACACTTTTCAGCCTGATTTTAGATTTGATCAAAGCAACCAGCGGCAAGGTTTTGTCAAATGAAAAGGATGTGAGCCAATCCGAAGATTGGAAGATGTACACCTCGGCTTATCTCGATGATGGTTTCCTCATCAACTTTCTCACTGCCGATGAGTACTTCGAATTTGTCGGCGGACTCTTTGATCACAGTAAAACGGATGTACAAGCTTTTGTACAGCAGTTTGAGCCAATCTTCAACGGTGAGGTGCTCGGGCAAAAAAAATTTATTCGTCAACTTTCAATGGGGAACCGCAAGAAAGTTGGGTTGATTGGCGCCTTGATAGGAAACCCTGAACTTGTTTTATGGGATGAACCATTTTCTAATCTTGATCCTTCCACTCAAATCAGGGTAAGGAACATCGTAAAAGAGCATTCGGATAATCGAACCTTTTTAGTGAGCAGCCATGATCTTCACCACATTGCTGAGGTTTGCACGCGAATTATAATTCTTGATCACGGAAAGGTGGTTCGAGATGTGAAGAATTCTCCCGAGATGAAGGAGGACTTGTTCGAGTTTTTCGAGGTCAAATAA
- a CDS encoding cytochrome c gives MRNLSFILFFCLLVCSCGGGSSSQSADEKISGPKIYKTHCAICHGDDGRKGFADAKVLPKSALTLEERILLITNGRNTMMPYSGVLSEDEIEAVAQYTLSLK, from the coding sequence ATGAGAAACTTGTCCTTCATATTGTTTTTTTGCCTTTTGGTTTGTTCTTGCGGCGGAGGTAGTTCATCTCAATCGGCCGATGAAAAAATCTCTGGCCCGAAGATTTACAAAACGCATTGTGCGATTTGTCACGGCGATGATGGCCGAAAGGGCTTTGCCGATGCGAAAGTGTTGCCTAAGTCAGCATTGACTTTGGAAGAGCGTATTCTCTTGATTACGAATGGAAGAAACACCATGATGCCTTACAGCGGCGTGTTATCGGAAGATGAGATTGAAGCCGTGGCCCAGTATACCTTATCTTTAAAGTAA
- the hflX gene encoding GTPase HflX, with the protein MAQNISTEPQVETAVLVGVISRDETTEIVDDHLDELAFLARTAGIETQKMFTQKLDSPDTRTFLGKGKIQEVKEYVEENEIDMVIFDDDLSPSQMRNIEKYFEKKIYDRSLLILDIFMLRARSAQAKTQVELARSEYLLPRLTRMWTHLERQRGGTSTRGGAGEKEIETDRRMIRNKITKLKERLKQIDKQMSTQRGNRGAIVRTALVGYTNAGKSTLMNLLSKSEVFAEDKLFATLDTTVRKVVFGNLPFLLTDTVGFIRKLPTQLIESFKSTLDEVREADVLIHVVDISHPNFEDHYNTVKQTLSDIDSADKPTIVVFNKVDAYKPKPVDPQDIDPDVITDPLEQLKNTWMSRVEGDEVVFISALKKQNIEELREKVYDQVKEIHSKRYPYHTYLY; encoded by the coding sequence ATGGCACAAAATATCTCTACTGAACCACAAGTGGAAACCGCCGTTTTGGTGGGAGTCATTTCACGCGATGAAACGACTGAAATAGTAGATGATCATTTGGATGAATTGGCCTTTTTGGCCAGAACTGCGGGAATAGAAACCCAAAAGATGTTCACCCAAAAGCTTGATTCTCCTGACACACGTACCTTTTTAGGAAAAGGTAAAATTCAGGAGGTCAAAGAATACGTCGAAGAAAATGAGATCGATATGGTCATCTTCGACGATGATTTGAGTCCATCTCAAATGCGGAACATCGAGAAGTATTTTGAGAAGAAGATTTACGACCGCAGTTTGCTCATCCTTGACATTTTTATGCTTCGTGCCCGATCGGCTCAGGCCAAAACGCAGGTAGAGCTGGCTCGATCGGAATATTTGCTTCCTCGCTTAACGCGAATGTGGACTCACCTTGAGCGGCAGCGTGGTGGAACGAGCACGCGTGGTGGAGCAGGAGAGAAAGAGATAGAGACGGATAGAAGGATGATCCGAAACAAGATCACCAAGTTGAAGGAGCGATTGAAGCAAATCGACAAGCAAATGAGCACCCAACGTGGTAATCGAGGTGCAATCGTTCGAACGGCTCTGGTGGGATATACCAATGCCGGGAAGTCTACCTTAATGAACCTTTTGAGCAAATCAGAAGTCTTCGCAGAAGACAAGCTTTTCGCCACTTTAGATACGACGGTGCGGAAAGTTGTGTTTGGAAATCTACCCTTTCTGCTCACCGATACAGTGGGGTTTATCCGAAAATTGCCTACTCAACTTATCGAGTCTTTTAAGAGCACTTTGGATGAGGTACGAGAAGCGGACGTGTTGATTCACGTGGTAGATATTTCGCATCCCAATTTTGAAGATCACTACAATACGGTGAAGCAAACCTTGAGTGATATTGATAGTGCTGACAAGCCGACTATCGTGGTATTCAACAAGGTCGATGCTTATAAGCCAAAGCCGGTAGATCCGCAGGACATTGATCCTGATGTAATTACTGATCCTCTGGAGCAATTGAAAAATACTTGGATGTCCCGAGTAGAGGGAGATGAAGTTGTTTTCATCTCGGCGCTCAAAAAACAAAACATTGAGGAGCTTCGCGAAAAGGTCTACGACCAAGTGAAAGAAATCCACAGCAAGCGCTATCCATACCACACCTACCTGTACTAA
- the rbfA gene encoding 30S ribosome-binding factor RbfA — protein MPSIRQEKVAKLIQQELAIIFQQHSRDLFGGAFITVTVVRMSPDLGFAKTFLSFFAPGKESKEEILEIVRAKSSKIRGILGNKVGKQLRIVPELAFFIDDSLDYSEKIDDLLKE, from the coding sequence ATGCCCAGCATACGCCAAGAAAAAGTTGCTAAACTCATTCAGCAAGAACTCGCGATTATATTTCAGCAACATTCGAGAGATCTTTTCGGGGGTGCTTTCATTACTGTGACGGTAGTGAGGATGAGCCCCGATTTAGGATTTGCCAAGACTTTTTTGAGTTTTTTCGCTCCCGGCAAAGAGAGTAAAGAAGAGATTTTGGAAATCGTCCGCGCCAAATCATCCAAGATTCGGGGGATTTTGGGAAATAAGGTTGGTAAGCAATTACGAATCGTTCCCGAGTTGGCCTTCTTTATCGACGACAGTCTCGACTACTCTGAGAAAATTGATGATCTTCTGAAAGAGTAG
- a CDS encoding ABC transporter permease, protein MDLSFFIAKRYLFSKKSLSIITIMSMISMLVVAAVTMAMVVILSAFNGIESLIDSRYSYFDSDLSVIPLTNKVFSTDSLDCLDLQNVEGVRHCALSIEERVFAQYEDNQRIVILKGVEDSFISESGLDSMIIDGEARLYLEDTPQAVIGIGVKYDLDLRLFEQVFNPLRLSAVIRGKELRRNLTEALNRKNIPVAGVFTINIDFDSDYVIVPLKYASDLLEFYNEYSTVDIRIKEGADMEAVQAALQEVVGENYRVRSRLEKNEIIYKSNKTEKWATFLIMAFIMLIATFNIIAALTLLINEKRHDIAVLTGMGATVKSIRRIFFLEGALINTIGALVGMVLGLLFVYLQQELGLIRLEGGLVEFYPVEMEFTDFIAIFGLVVFCGILSSIAPVRFFTRKYASI, encoded by the coding sequence GTGGATCTGAGTTTTTTCATTGCCAAGCGATACCTCTTTTCGAAAAAATCTCTTTCGATAATCACCATTATGAGCATGATCAGTATGCTGGTGGTGGCTGCGGTAACCATGGCCATGGTGGTAATTCTATCGGCTTTCAACGGCATTGAGTCATTGATCGATAGCCGTTATAGTTATTTCGATTCCGATCTTTCGGTCATTCCGCTTACCAACAAAGTTTTTAGTACCGACAGTCTTGACTGTCTGGACTTGCAGAATGTTGAAGGGGTCAGGCATTGTGCGCTTTCTATCGAGGAGAGGGTCTTTGCCCAATACGAGGACAATCAGCGCATCGTGATTTTGAAAGGAGTCGAAGACTCATTCATCAGCGAATCCGGCTTGGACAGCATGATCATTGATGGGGAGGCCCGTTTGTACTTGGAAGACACTCCGCAGGCGGTGATCGGTATTGGGGTGAAGTACGATCTCGATCTGAGACTATTCGAGCAGGTTTTCAACCCACTTAGGCTTTCGGCCGTAATCCGCGGAAAAGAACTACGACGAAATCTAACCGAAGCATTGAACAGAAAGAATATTCCCGTCGCAGGAGTATTTACAATTAATATCGATTTTGACTCAGACTATGTGATTGTGCCGCTTAAGTATGCCTCTGATTTGTTGGAGTTCTACAATGAGTATTCCACCGTAGACATTCGAATCAAAGAAGGTGCCGACATGGAAGCTGTTCAGGCTGCACTTCAAGAAGTGGTTGGTGAAAACTACCGTGTGAGAAGTCGGCTCGAAAAAAATGAGATTATCTACAAATCGAATAAGACAGAGAAGTGGGCCACTTTTTTAATCATGGCCTTTATCATGCTCATCGCTACGTTTAACATCATTGCCGCACTTACGCTATTGATCAATGAGAAGCGTCACGACATCGCCGTACTCACGGGTATGGGAGCTACGGTAAAATCCATTCGGCGTATTTTCTTTTTGGAAGGAGCATTGATCAATACAATCGGAGCTTTGGTGGGGATGGTCTTAGGACTTCTCTTCGTCTACCTGCAACAAGAGCTAGGACTCATCCGATTGGAAGGTGGACTGGTCGAGTTCTATCCCGTCGAAATGGAGTTTACGGATTTCATCGCCATTTTTGGTTTGGTTGTGTTCTGCGGAATTCTATCGAGCATTGCTCCCGTTCGGTTTTTCACGAGGAAGTACGCGTCGATCTAG
- the dusB gene encoding tRNA dihydrouridine synthase DusB, which translates to MAKIANIDLGDFPLLLAPMEDVSDPPFRALCKKHGADLMYTEFISSEGLIRDAAKSVQKLDIYEYERPIGIQIFGSDLEPMMESARIVEQTNPDILDINFGCPVKKVACKGAGAGILQDIPKMVKLTEAVVKSTNLPVTVKTRLGWNEDTKYIVDVAERLQDVGIQAISIHGRTRQQMYKGEADWSLIAETKNNPRLQIPVFGNGDINTPQKALEYKNRYGVDGVMIGRASIGYPWIFREIKHFIKTRETMAPPQMNERVEAALAHFEMGLKWKGEKLGVVEMRRHYGNYFRGIQDFKEHRIKLVTEDNPECVRELLLEVKEKYGNFEFA; encoded by the coding sequence ATGGCGAAGATAGCGAATATTGACTTGGGGGACTTTCCTCTTTTGCTTGCTCCGATGGAGGATGTGAGCGATCCACCTTTTCGAGCCTTGTGCAAAAAACACGGAGCTGACTTGATGTACACGGAGTTTATCAGCTCCGAAGGTCTGATTCGCGATGCAGCGAAAAGCGTACAAAAACTCGATATTTACGAATACGAACGGCCCATCGGAATCCAAATTTTCGGAAGCGATTTGGAGCCAATGATGGAATCGGCGCGCATCGTGGAGCAAACCAACCCTGACATTCTCGATATCAACTTCGGTTGCCCGGTAAAGAAAGTAGCCTGCAAAGGCGCAGGAGCTGGAATTCTTCAGGACATACCGAAAATGGTGAAGCTGACAGAAGCTGTGGTGAAATCGACCAACCTACCTGTAACGGTGAAAACCCGACTAGGTTGGAATGAGGACACTAAGTACATCGTCGATGTGGCTGAGCGTCTTCAAGACGTGGGCATCCAAGCGATCAGCATCCATGGGCGCACGCGACAGCAGATGTACAAGGGGGAAGCTGATTGGTCGTTAATCGCCGAGACTAAAAACAACCCGCGTTTACAGATTCCTGTTTTTGGCAACGGTGATATCAACACTCCGCAAAAAGCATTGGAATACAAAAACCGCTATGGGGTAGACGGAGTGATGATTGGCAGAGCCAGCATCGGTTATCCGTGGATTTTCCGCGAAATCAAGCACTTCATCAAAACCAGAGAGACAATGGCTCCACCACAGATGAACGAGCGCGTAGAAGCAGCTCTAGCTCATTTTGAAATGGGCCTCAAGTGGAAAGGTGAAAAACTTGGAGTGGTGGAAATGCGTCGTCATTACGGAAACTACTTCCGCGGAATTCAAGATTTCAAGGAACACCGTATTAAGCTCGTAACGGAAGATAATCCCGAATGTGTGCGAGAGTTGCTTCTTGAAGTGAAGGAGAAATATGGGAATTTCGAGTTCGCGTAG
- a CDS encoding CPBP family intramembrane metalloprotease — protein MGSRPFSNADPFLQIIVLFLIAFFCVGVFMLMGQGLLNALWGVNLFENPSALSDYENEHVVQMNRLLLFFQHLGLFVVPALIFGRLSSTDWKKYLGFRFVMPRIAIASVLVMVAALPLINVLAWLNEGLVLPEFLSGLEEAFAGMEETAQKLTMAIAGTGSIVSLAINIVLVALLPALGEEMVFRGLLIPILRKWTGNVHVAVWTSAFLFSAMHFQFYGFLPRFVLGALLGYLFVWSKSIWAPVLAHFVNNALALFLLFMIARGNISEEVDSFDPELSDWLLVVASAIAVSGLIFYIMKYAKGWKDNRQAQLLQQGIEENPLEESE, from the coding sequence ATGGGTTCAAGGCCTTTTTCAAATGCCGATCCGTTTCTTCAGATAATCGTTCTTTTTCTCATTGCTTTTTTCTGTGTAGGCGTTTTTATGCTCATGGGGCAAGGATTGCTGAATGCCTTATGGGGCGTGAATCTCTTTGAGAATCCGAGCGCACTTTCAGACTACGAAAACGAGCATGTTGTCCAAATGAATCGACTGCTGCTTTTCTTTCAGCATTTGGGATTATTTGTGGTTCCGGCGCTCATTTTCGGTCGCTTGAGCTCTACCGATTGGAAGAAATACTTGGGTTTTCGCTTTGTGATGCCTCGTATCGCTATTGCTTCTGTATTGGTTATGGTCGCCGCGCTTCCACTGATAAATGTCTTGGCATGGCTTAACGAAGGGCTTGTTCTTCCCGAATTTTTGTCGGGCTTAGAAGAAGCTTTTGCAGGAATGGAGGAAACCGCTCAAAAATTGACAATGGCGATTGCCGGCACCGGAAGTATCGTATCGTTGGCGATTAATATTGTCCTTGTGGCACTTTTACCCGCCCTTGGTGAGGAGATGGTTTTCAGAGGGCTGTTGATTCCCATCTTAAGGAAGTGGACAGGCAATGTACACGTTGCAGTATGGACTTCGGCATTTCTGTTTAGCGCTATGCACTTTCAGTTTTATGGCTTTTTGCCAAGGTTTGTGTTAGGCGCCTTATTGGGTTATTTATTCGTTTGGTCAAAGTCTATATGGGCTCCCGTTTTGGCCCATTTTGTAAACAATGCATTGGCCCTGTTCTTGCTCTTTATGATTGCTAGAGGGAATATTTCTGAAGAAGTAGATTCTTTTGACCCCGAATTAAGCGACTGGCTGTTGGTAGTTGCTTCTGCCATCGCCGTGAGCGGATTAATCTTCTACATCATGAAATATGCTAAGGGCTGGAAAGACAATCGACAGGCTCAGCTATTGCAGCAAGGTATCGAGGAAAACCCATTGGAAGAGAGCGAATAG